Below is a genomic region from Brassica oleracea var. oleracea cultivar TO1000 chromosome C9, BOL, whole genome shotgun sequence.
TCTCCACAAGCTGTGAATTATCCTAGGCCTTCAATTATGTAACAATCACAAGATATGTATAGACTCTTTTACCTTCTCTCTGCTTAGGTTGTTTCATAGTAAAAGGTCTCTGTTTAGACAATGTAAGGGAGAGAAGAAACAAACTTATAGACTATGAACTTAGGTGCAATGTTCAAGTGTTTTTGTCACATATAAAATGTTATCCGGATAGGAAACAAAAACAAAAAAAAAAAAGGCAAAGAAGTGAGATCCAAGGAGACACAATCAATCATGAGCTCATCGGCCTAAGAGTGCAACGCGGTCAGACAGAACAGCTTGAGAAAGGTTGATGTCGAAAAGCTCGCAACGAATAGGCATCTCAATCTCATAGAAAGGATTCTTCAAGACGTAGTCGGTGTAGAGTTCATAAATGTATCTAAGAAGGCTCTCCATGTGAGGAGTTCCAGGTTCACATACCACAAAGAACTTTGTTCCTGAGAGAAAAATCAAGAATCAACAATCAAGAGAAAGAATAAACATAAAAGGAAGGCAGATGTAAGAATATATATATAAACCTGGGAGAGACTGGAAGCAATGGAGATCAAAAGTATCGGCTTGGAGAAGCTCGATGCCAGAACAGCCATTAACAGGTGAAAGCTGCTGAGAAATGGCGTGCATTGAGTGCCATAAACTGGCTACCCTCAAGCTATCATTCGTGTCCATCCTTCCCTTTGTTCCACAGTCCTGAACTTTCCCAATTCCAGACATAAACACACAGATCTCTTGAGTTACAGACAGAACACACAAAAAAAAAAAAAAAAAGCAAATCCGACAAAACTAAAGAACTACTTTATGTTCTTAAATGTTGTCGGAAGCCAGACCAAAGCAAAATGGTTCTTGAATCAAGACAAATCACAAACCCCTAGTGATCTAAAAACTTCGTATTTCAGTCTTTCCCTCGAATAAAATTGATGAATCCAGCGAAATTGAACATCAATTAGATCGTCACTCTCCTCCAGACATGAAAAATCGTACTTAAGAAAGCTGCGA
It encodes:
- the LOC106316452 gene encoding trafficking protein particle complex subunit 4; translation: MAAIYSLYIINKSGGLIFYKDCGTKGRMDTNDSLRVASLWHSMHAISQQLSPVNGCSGIELLQADTFDLHCFQSLPGTKFFVVCEPGTPHMESLLRYIYELYTDYVLKNPFYEIEMPIRCELFDINLSQAVLSDRVALLGR